The bacterium DNA window ACATCGTACGGGCTTTTGACAAGGGTGTGTTTGGCGCGGGCGTGCTGGAGTCAGGTCGGACGGGCAATTCGCGTTCGGTTACGATCGCTGCGCAGGCGGGAGGGCTCGGCGGCGGGCCGCTGTCCGGTGTGTATGCCTATCCCAATCCATATAAGGGTGGCCACGCCGGTGAAGGTATCCCCAATGAAACGCCCGGCGGTTTGGAATTTGTGCGCAAGCTCTACTTCCGCGGGCTGCCGACCAATACTGATCCCGGCAAGTGCGTCTTACGCATCTTCTCGCTCGGCGGCGACTATCTCGCGGCGCTGGACCACTACAACGGCACGGAGCAGGCGGAGTGGAACATGCGTACGCGCAATGATCAGGAGATTGTAAGCGGTATCTACTATTTCACGGTAGAATACGGCGGCGATCTGTTCATGGACAAATTTGTCGTCATCAAGTAATCCCAAGGAGTTCAAGATGACGAAAACACTATCAATACTGTTGCTCGCGGCCGGTGCCGTTCTGCTCTTCTCATGTGCGGATCCGCGTACACCCGCGGCTCTCGCGCCCGAGTTGTCACACACGGAGACCATTGTGCTCTGGGAGCAAGCCGTTTCGAACAATGCGACGATCAGTGCGGACTTCACGGTTCGCGCACCGCTCGCGGACATCAATCAGCCGGGCGTGGACGAACCGGCCCGCCTGACCGTGGCGGCGTATATTGTTCCCGATGCCGATGTCTACTGGTATGAATCGATCGTCGGCGATTCTATTCCCGCGTGGACAAACGCCTTCATCCGCTACCTCGTCGCAATCGAACGCTACCAAGGCGTGTTGGACTCGGTGGCCGGTGTCCGCGCGTTATGCGATACCGTTCCGGCCTCGTGTCCACCGGATACGAGCGGATTGATACCGGCAGAACAGTCTGCAGGGCTGGCTTTGGCACCCTATCAGGATTCGCTCGCCGTGGGCGTTGCGGACACAACGCGCTTGGGTGCGACGCGTGATTCTCTCGGTATCGTTCTGGACAACCGTTTCGTGTTGGCCCTCTGGATGGACGGTGACACGACAACGGTTTACCCCGACGCGCTGCTGGACGGAGCAGGCCGCCTGAGCGGTCAAGGTTTTTATCTTGCCGCGACCAATTCTGAGACCAACATGAAGGGCCGCGGATTTGAGTTGGACATGGCTCAATTTGAAGCCGCCGACCTCAGAAATCCAGGCCGACCGATTGAATTCAATTGGACGACCTGTTTCATTGGTTCGACACGTCCCTGTTTGTCAGAAGGGACTCACACGCTGCACGCGCGCGCCAGCGGCGTGTCGCGCATCACCGCAGCCGTGGTCTTGGTTTACGCGGAGGAACGGCCATGATCCGTATTCTAATCTGTATTGTGTTGGCGTTTGCCGCATCGTCGGCATTTGCGTTGGAAAAAGTCGGGACGACTTCGATGCAGCTGCTTAAGCTGCCGATCGGTGTCCGCGGAATCGGTATGGGCAACGCACTCGTCTCTGCTGCGGAAGGGGCGGAAGCTGTGTGGTGGAACCCGGGCGCCCTGACGACAGCGAATAAGAACCAAGTGCAGGTGGCTCAAATCAATCTTCCCGCCGACATCCAGTGTAATTCGCTGGCCTATGCGCGGCAGTGGGGCGACTACGGTGCCATGTCTGTCCACCTGATTAATCTGTTCACGAACGACATGCCTGTGCGAACGTTGGCGGCGCCGGAAGGCACGGGCGAGTACTTCAACGCCTCCGACTTTGTGCTGGGCGCCTCCTATGCTCGCAAACTAACCGATAAGTTCTCGCTCGGCGGGCATCTTCGTTACCTGCGCAGCCAGTTGGAAGAGCAGAAGTACAACGGCCTGAGCGTTGACCTTGGCACGGTCTATCAGACCGGTCTGCGTTCGCTGAAACTGGGAATGGCCATTCAGAATCTCGGCCCCGAAGTGAAGTACAACGGCAAGTTTCTCGACTACCGCGAGGCCGCCATCAACGACGAAGAACCGGGTCTTGAAGAGTACGAGGGCGCGAGCCTGCCGACGATGTTCCGGCTGGGAGTCTCCTTTGACTGTTTTCAGATGTTCAAGATTGAGACCTGTCCCAATCACTCGGCGCTCTTCGCGGTTGAGATGGATCACCCGAACGACAACAAAGAGCGCTTGAATTTTGGCGGCGAGTACGGATTCCAGAATACGCTCTACCTGCGCGCCGGAGGCAAGTTTGGCTATGACGAAGAGAGCTTTGCCGCCGGAATCGGTCTGAAATTCGACGTGATGAGCGAATACGGTTTGAACTTCGACTATGCCTACTCGCATTGGAACCGTCTGACCGACGCAGGCGACGGATTTATGGACCAACCGCACCGCTTTGCGGTCGCATTCACCTGGTGAGGGCTGACCAATGAAAAAACTCATCCTCACAACTCTGTTGGCGACCTATGCCGCTCTCCTGATCGGCGGCTGTGAAGTCGGTGATCCCGGCTCGGCGCTTGGCAATCGCGCACCCACCACGGCAATCACGTCCGCGCCGCGCAACGGGGGTACGACAAACCACTTTCTGTCGCTCTACTGGTCGGGCAACGATAGCGACGGCGAGATCGCGGGCTTCCGCATGTACATTGATGGCCAGTTAGTGGCATTCACAACGCGCACCGATAGCGCCATCTCGTTTGCCTCGCCTTCAACCGGCGAACTCGTGTCGCACACATTCAAGATTCAAGCGGTGGACGACGACGGCGAGGCCGATCCCAATCCGCCGGAAGTGCAGTTCTTCACGACCAACACGGCGCCGAGCTGCATCTGGAGCGCGGACAACACCGTTGGACCGAATGCTAACGTGGGTCAGGGTTTCCGGCTGATTGTCGAAGGACAGGATGGCAACCGTTCGGGCCTGTGGTTTGCAATCAGCGTGGACGACACGGAGAGTTGGACTCCATGGTACGCCGATTCTGTCTTTCTGTTCTGTGATCTTTCCCTCGGCGGATTCCCGTCGGACCACATTCCCCTGACGAATGCCGGCTTGACGTTCGGACAGCATACGTTTTACGCGCGCTGCCGTGACTCCGGCTTCGCGATTTCGCCGATGATCTCGCGCACGGTCACGGTGCAGCCGAATCGCATTCCGGCCATGGACGACGTGATCACGCGGTACAACTCCGGTTCGGCGTCCGACAGCCTCTATCCGGATGGCTCGATCTACCACAAAGTGAACGCCGAAATGGTGGTGGCTTTCACGGCGACGGCACAACCCTATCGCGGGCTCATCCATTCCTATCGCTATCGGACAAGCGGAGGCGATTGGAACGATTGGATGGCGATTCCTGAACTGGTCATGCCCGACCTGCCGGTCGGATCGTATGATTTCGCGTTTCAGGCGCGTGACATGGCGGGCGTCCTGTCCGATACCGCAACCTATTCACTGCGGCTGATCGAGCAATCTCTGACCGATTCCGTACTGGTGATTGACGAATCCCGCAACGGCGGTGGCGGCCCCGGGGCGCCTTCCGATGCGCAGGTGGACGAATTCTATGCGGCGATGGTGGCCGGATACAATGTCCGCAATCTGGACATGACCGAGCGCGGTAATGCACTGGTGTCGCCGAATGATGTCAAGGATATTGGGTTGATTCTTTGGCATGCTGATGATCGTTCCGAGTATTTGCTCGACGACAACCGCCGCATTCTCTCCGAGTACATGCAGCGCGGCGGCCGTGTTATTTTCAGTGGATGGGACATCTTGAGCGCGTTGACTACGACCGCCGGGGAGCAATACGGCGACTCGGACTTTGAGTACCGCTTCATGCGCGCTTTCTCATCGGCGCGTGATCCGAATGCCAATCCGAACGCGGTGCAGGAAGTCAGCGGTTTCACGGGCGAGAACGGCTTCCCCTCAGTTCAGATAGACCCTGTCAAAGTGCTTCCATCGTGGGAGGGTTCGATCACGCGTGCCTGGTCGTTTGAACCACGCGGCGAGTGTACGATCATTGGCCGGGCCACGACGCTAAGTTCCGACTACTTCCAGAATGGCGCGGTGGTGGGCTACTATTATGACCTGAGCTTCCGTGTCGCCATGTTCGGCGTGCCGCTCTATTTCTGCCAGCAGCAGCAGGTCGAGGCCCTGTTTGAAGTGTTGATGCCGCGCATGCTCACCGGTTTGTGATCTTCCCAAGACGAGAGGGACCACAACAAACAACGAACCCGCCAAGTGCTTGGCGGGTTCTTGTTTTTCGAGTCTGTCCGGCAGTCTACGGGCGCCGTACCATAATCGGCAGTAAGGTCAGCACGCTGATAGCTAACCCGATAAAGATCGGCTCGACGCCGAGCCAATAGTCACCATTCCCTGTGAAAAGGTTCGAGACTCGCCAAATCAACGCGGCCAAACCGGAAGCGATCATGGAAAACACGACGGGTCGTTCGCGCAATTGCCGCCTGCCGAACCACGCCCACAGCGCGGGAAAGAGCAGGGCCGGTGCGGTAATCGAACCAATGGCATGCCACAGCGAGACCACCGACTCCGAGAACCACGCCAAACTCAGGGCGCACACCAGGCCGATCGCCGCGCCGAGTTTCACCCAGCGCAGTTCTTCAGCCTCGCCCGTTGCGCGGCCGCGCATGACCACGTCGCGGCCCAGCGCCGCTCCAGCGATGAAGACGTAGCTGTCAATTGTCGAAGCCACCGTCGCGACCATCGCGGCAAGGAAAAGTCCAAAGGCTCCCGCAGGGAGGACCTGCCGAGCAAGTTCTGGAAACGCAAACACGGGAGATTGAATTTCCCCCAGAATCGCGCGGGCATATAACCCCGTCGCCGTGGTCATGAAGTCAAAGATCGCCCAAAACACAATGGCGATGAGAATGCCCGGCAAGACAAGCTTCTCGGACCTCGCGGCGTATGAGCGTTCATAGAACAACGGCTCCACCAGCGTGGTGGACGCGATAACGTACCAGACAAGTACCGCACCGATCGCCTGTCCACCGGTCGGCGACAGGAGCTGCGGCTCAACATGCGCGCGAATGAACTCCAAGCCGCCGAACTCACGGTAGAGCATGGACACCATCAAGGCAAATCCGGCATACATCAACGCGAATTGCAGGAGATGTCCTTGCACCACACCGCGCAAACCGGTCGGAAAGAGAAACAGCGTGGAGACCGCGGCGCCAACAATCAGCGACGCGTGATAAGGCCAGCCGAACATCCATTCGATGAGTTTACCCAGCATCAGCAAGTACGCCGCAGGCATGGCCGTCAGGAATATGATGGCGCCGCAGGCCCGCGCCGCTCCGGTCCCGTAGGCCTGCTGGAAGCGGTCGGGCAGCGACATCAGCTGCGCTGCCCGTGCGCGCTTGGCGAGCACCAGTGCAAATATCAGCGCGTAGAGATAGTAGGGTATGCCAAAGACGAACCAGTTGGATAACCCGTACAGGTAGGAGTACTCGCTGACGCCGAGAATCCCTCCGTACCACGACGAAACCAGGGACATCACGAATGCGGGCAGCGACAGATTCCGCCCCGCCATCAAGTAGTCATTGAGTTTTCCGGCGGGCCGCCAAGCACCGACGGCAAACACCGCTCCGACTGACAGGACGACGACGGTCAAATCAACCCAACTGGCTTCAAGCAAACCGCCCATCGGCTATAGTTCGACGGCCAGCGTCGTGTAGATTGCCCGCGGCGCCCCGACGATGTAGGTGGATCCGTAGCCGACCGTCTCGTGCTCTTTATCGAACAGATTGCTGATCCGCAAGCGCAACTCGGCCAGCGGGATATTCCCGGGCAGGTTGTGCAGACGGTATCCCAAGTCGAGATGCGCCAGCGTGTAGGCCGGTATCGCGGTGTCCTTGTTCTCGCTGTTATCCGTAAACTGCTTGCCTACGAACCGGCCTCCGACTCCGCTGAAGAAATTACCGTGATCGAAGTCGGCCTGGATGTTGGCAAGGTAGCTCGGGTCCTGCCCGATGCGGTTACCGTCACGCTGGGTTGGTTGGAACGTATTCCAGTCCACCTCGGAGTACGATACGAATGCGTGATCCGTCAGTGCCAAATTCCCCGAGCACTTGAAACCGGGCAAAGGCGCGATTCCGCCGACGATCTCCACCCCCTGGTGCAGCACTTCGTCCGCATTGGCCGAAAGCAGATTCCCCAGGTCGTCGAGCTGACCATTGTCCGTCACGATGGCGTCCGTAAGCTGCATCCGGTAGTAGTTCACGCCAATATGCGCCGAACGCCACTGGGCGATTGCGCCGATTTCCACGTTGAAAAGCTTCTCGTCATCGAGCATCTGCCCAATATACTCGCCACCCGCCGCGCCGTGTGCGAACCGATCCGGCGCAACGACTGGAGATGAATAGTAGTCCTGGGCGTTATACAAGTCCCGGAACGCCGGCTCCCTCTGCGCCCAGGACAAATTGCCGTATAACGCGGTCAGCGGTGTGCCTGCCGACGCTTCGAGCAGCCGATAATTCAGTCCGATGCGCGGCGACACGGCGCTGAAGCTCTGCTCAAGCGTCACGCC harbors:
- a CDS encoding PorV/PorQ family protein, producing MIRILICIVLAFAASSAFALEKVGTTSMQLLKLPIGVRGIGMGNALVSAAEGAEAVWWNPGALTTANKNQVQVAQINLPADIQCNSLAYARQWGDYGAMSVHLINLFTNDMPVRTLAAPEGTGEYFNASDFVLGASYARKLTDKFSLGGHLRYLRSQLEEQKYNGLSVDLGTVYQTGLRSLKLGMAIQNLGPEVKYNGKFLDYREAAINDEEPGLEEYEGASLPTMFRLGVSFDCFQMFKIETCPNHSALFAVEMDHPNDNKERLNFGGEYGFQNTLYLRAGGKFGYDEESFAAGIGLKFDVMSEYGLNFDYAYSHWNRLTDAGDGFMDQPHRFAVAFTW
- a CDS encoding sodium:solute symporter family protein, translating into MGGLLEASWVDLTVVVLSVGAVFAVGAWRPAGKLNDYLMAGRNLSLPAFVMSLVSSWYGGILGVSEYSYLYGLSNWFVFGIPYYLYALIFALVLAKRARAAQLMSLPDRFQQAYGTGAARACGAIIFLTAMPAAYLLMLGKLIEWMFGWPYHASLIVGAAVSTLFLFPTGLRGVVQGHLLQFALMYAGFALMVSMLYREFGGLEFIRAHVEPQLLSPTGGQAIGAVLVWYVIASTTLVEPLFYERSYAARSEKLVLPGILIAIVFWAIFDFMTTATGLYARAILGEIQSPVFAFPELARQVLPAGAFGLFLAAMVATVASTIDSYVFIAGAALGRDVVMRGRATGEAEELRWVKLGAAIGLVCALSLAWFSESVVSLWHAIGSITAPALLFPALWAWFGRRQLRERPVVFSMIASGLAALIWRVSNLFTGNGDYWLGVEPIFIGLAISVLTLLPIMVRRP